A genomic region of Salvelinus alpinus chromosome 12, SLU_Salpinus.1, whole genome shotgun sequence contains the following coding sequences:
- the tmem51b gene encoding transmembrane protein 51b, which produces MCTSGVPASSSHGVSRSGSSYALCALGVGLIALGIVMIVWTMVPGDTTQTTKTLGNSSITEPADHGEDGDGEEDKEAAKTLSIAYVLVGAGVAMLLLSICLGVRNKRRKHQRRQETRAIGVRFVDHVAGEAGQNLDESVPVYNVPSYEEAVTSGQFPIRQSNLRQSNSQLPSYEDLISAVENEGEGPSAAPVKEAHPSSPTPELQPAAAANPHSSSRAGRVLRPNRVRRIKSEKLHLKDFRFNIRNPTDAKVTIEPITPPPQYDDKMPEF; this is translated from the exons ATGTGTACCAGTGGTGTTCCAGCCAGCTCCAGCCATGGGGTCAGCCGGTCGGGCTCCTCGTATGCCCTGTGTGCCCTTGGGGTGGGGCTCATAGCCCTGGGCATTGTCATGATTGTGTGGACAATGGTTCCCGGGGATACTACCCAGACAACCAAGACTCTAGGCAACTCCAGTATAACAGAGCCAGCAGACCATGGTGAGGATGGCGATGGCGAGGAGGACAAGGAAGCAGCGAAGACCTTATCAATAGCCTATGTGCTGGTGGGGGCAGGGGTGgccatgctgctactgtctatctgCCTGGGGGTGAGGAACAAGCGGAGGAAGCACCAGAGAAGACAGGAGACACGGGCCATAGGAGTCCGCTTCGTGGACCATGTGGCTGGGGAGGcaggacagaa TTTAGATGAGTCAGTCCCAGTCTACAACGTGCCCAGCTATGAGGAGGCGGTCACCAGTGGCCAGTTCCCAATCCGCCAGAGCAACTTACGCCAGAGCAACTCCCAGCTGCCTTCCTACGAGGACCTCATTAGTGCTGTGGAAAACGAGGGTGAGGGACCAAGTGCTGCCCCAGTTAAGGAGGCTCATCCTAGCAGTCCCACTCCTGAGCTCCAGCCCGCCGCTGCAGCCAACCCCCACAGCAGCAGCCGAGCCGGCCGGGTACTACGGCCCAACAGGGTACGCAGAATCAAGTCTGAGAAACTCCATCTGAAGGACTTTCGTTTTAACATTCGCAACCCTACTGATGCGAAGGTGACCATTGAACCAATCACTCCGCCACCACAGTATGACGACAAGATGCCTGAGTTCTGA